The genomic window ACGGCCGCCGGGGACGTTCCGTCGACCGTGACCTTTCGGGTGATCCGCATGCTGGTCCAACCTTAGACAAACGTTTGACAGAAATGTGCTGCCGACTCTATCGTTTAGACAAAGATTAAACAATCCTTTGGCGGGACGGCACCGAACTACTGGTGTTCCCCCTTCCGTCCCCAGCAGGTACCCACCGCAGGAGCGCCCGACGTGACCGATCACCACGACACCCCATCCCGGTCGAGCGATGTGCGGCCGACGGTCGCCGTCGTCGGCGCCGGGGTCTCCGGGCTCACCGCGGCGTACGTCCTCTCGCGCACCCACGACGTCACGCTCTACGAGTCGGACTCCCGTCTGGGCGGCCACGCGCACACCCACACCGTGCCCACCAGCGCCGGGGCGGATGTGCGTGTCGACAGTGGATTCATCGTCCACAACGAGCGGACCTACCCCCACCTGCTGCGCCTCTTCCGCGAGCTCGACGTCCCGACCCAGCCCACCGAGATGAGCATGTCCATCACCTGCGACGGGTGCGGCCTGTCCTGGGCCGGGGGGCGCGGTGCCGGCGCCGTCCTCGCCCAGCCGCGGCGGCTGCTCGACCCGAGGTTCCTGCGAATGCTCGTCGAGATCCCGCGCTTCCACCGGGCCGCCAGGGCGGTCCTCGCCGACCCGGTGGAAGGGGATACCCCGGATGACCAGACGTGGGGCGAGTTCCTGCAGCGGGGCGGCTTCTCCGACTACTTCGTCGCCCACTTCGCGCTCCCGCTCGTCTCCTGCGTGTGGTCGTCCGGGGACGAGGACTCCCTGGACTACCCGGCCCGGCACCTCTTCGCCTTCCTCGAGCACCACGGCATGCTCAGCGTCACCGGGTCACCGACCTGGCGCACCGTCACCGGCGGATCGGCCACCTACGTCGACGCGCTCGCCGCGCGGCTGGGGGACGTGCGGACCAGCGCGACCGTCACGTCCGTGACCCGGCACTCCGACGGCGTCGACGTGCGCACTGCCGCCGGGACCACCCCCTTCGACCGGGTCGTCCTGGCCACGCACGCCGACCAGGCGTTGGCACTCCTCGCCGACGCGACTGCGCAGGAGAAGGAGGACCTCGCGGCGATCCGTTACACGCGCAACACGACGGTCCTGCACCGCGACACCAACCATTTGCCGACCGCCCGACGGGCACGCGCGTCGTGGAACTACCGCAGCGCCACCTGCGGCGGTGCTACCGAGCCGCGGGTCAGCTACTGGATGAATCGCCTCCACGGCTTCGACGAGGAGGGCGACCAGTTCATCGTCACCCTCAACTCACCGACCCCCATCGACGAAGGGGACGTGGTCGCCCGGATGGACTACGCCCACCCGGTCTTCACCCGGGAGGCGGTCGCGGCAGCCACCCGACTGCGCAGTGCCGGTGGTGACCGGCTCGCCTTCGCCGGAGCGCACCTCGGGTGGGGCTTCCACGAGGACGGCTGCCGCTCCGGCGTCCAGGCCGCGGAGCACTTCGGGGTGAAATGGTGATGGGCGTGAGCCACGACGCAGTGACCTCCGAGGCCGTCCCGAGCGCGCAGACCATCGAGCTGCCCACCCTGCCGGCCCTGGTCGTCGGCAAGGTGAGCCACACGCGCCGTACGCCGCTGAAGCACGCCTTCACCAACCGGCAGTACCAGTGGCTCGTCGACGTCGATGACCTGCCGCGGCACGGGTGGCCGCTGCGCGCCGTGACGCGGATCGAGGCACGTGACCACCTCGACGAGGGCCGTCTGGGCGGTGGGATTCGGGGTGACGTCGAGCGCTTCCTGGCCCACCGGGGCGTGACCCTTGCGCCCGAGGACCGGGTCGTCATGCTCGCCAACGCCCGCGTGCTCGGCCACGTCTTCGACCCGCTCACCGTCTTCTGGTGCCTCGCGCCCGACGGGAGCCTGCGGGCCTGCATCTTCGAGGTGCACAACACCTACGGCGAGCGACACGCCTACCTGCTCGACGTCGATGCGGCCGGCCGGGCGCGCACGGACAAGGCCTTCTACGTCTCGCCCTTCAACGACACCAGCGGCGAGTACTCGATCAGCCTGCGGCTCGTCCCGAAGCGGGTCACCGTCACCGTCGGTCTCGAGCGCGAAGGGCAGCGTGTTCTCACCGCGACCACGACCGGCGTCCCGCGCCCGGCCACCAATGCCACCGTGGCGCGCACCGCAGCCCGCCACCTGCTCATGACCTGGCGCGTCAGCGCCGCGATCCGCGTCCACGGCATCTGGCTGTGGGCACGTCGACTCCCGATCCAACCCCGCCGCCCCCACTCGCAGGAGAACGTCCGATGACCGCACTCGCCCCCCACGTCGACGAACCGATCTGCCTGCGTCGCCCAGCCCTTCGCCCGTGGTGCCTGCGCGCCCACATCGCGCGTCCGATCCTGTTCAAGGTGCTCGAGCGCGCGCCGGTGCGGGTGACCATGCCCGACGGGACGACCCTCGGTGGAAGCCGGGACGCCGATGCCCCCACCCTGCGCATCCTGCACCCGACGGCGCTGTTCGAGCGGATGGCCCACCACCCGAAGATCGGCTTCGGGGAGGGCTACATGGCCGGCGACTGGGACGCGGCTCCCGGCACCGACCTCGCCGACGCGCTCCTGCCCTTCGCGCAGCGCCTGACCAGCCTCGTGCCACCAGGGCTCGCCCGCATGCGTGCTGTCGTCAACCGTCGGATCCCACGGGCCACTCGCAACACGATCTTTGGATCGCGCAAGAACATCGAGGCCCACTACGACCTGAGCAACGACCTC from Janibacter cremeus includes these protein-coding regions:
- a CDS encoding DUF1365 domain-containing protein, whose product is MGVSHDAVTSEAVPSAQTIELPTLPALVVGKVSHTRRTPLKHAFTNRQYQWLVDVDDLPRHGWPLRAVTRIEARDHLDEGRLGGGIRGDVERFLAHRGVTLAPEDRVVMLANARVLGHVFDPLTVFWCLAPDGSLRACIFEVHNTYGERHAYLLDVDAAGRARTDKAFYVSPFNDTSGEYSISLRLVPKRVTVTVGLEREGQRVLTATTTGVPRPATNATVARTAARHLLMTWRVSAAIRVHGIWLWARRLPIQPRRPHSQENVR
- a CDS encoding NAD(P)/FAD-dependent oxidoreductase, with the translated sequence MTDHHDTPSRSSDVRPTVAVVGAGVSGLTAAYVLSRTHDVTLYESDSRLGGHAHTHTVPTSAGADVRVDSGFIVHNERTYPHLLRLFRELDVPTQPTEMSMSITCDGCGLSWAGGRGAGAVLAQPRRLLDPRFLRMLVEIPRFHRAARAVLADPVEGDTPDDQTWGEFLQRGGFSDYFVAHFALPLVSCVWSSGDEDSLDYPARHLFAFLEHHGMLSVTGSPTWRTVTGGSATYVDALAARLGDVRTSATVTSVTRHSDGVDVRTAAGTTPFDRVVLATHADQALALLADATAQEKEDLAAIRYTRNTTVLHRDTNHLPTARRARASWNYRSATCGGATEPRVSYWMNRLHGFDEEGDQFIVTLNSPTPIDEGDVVARMDYAHPVFTREAVAAATRLRSAGGDRLAFAGAHLGWGFHEDGCRSGVQAAEHFGVKW